The sequence CTGAAGCCAGTACCGAGTACGAAAACGACAGAGAAAACTGACATGGAAAAATCAGCTGCAAAGGTACTGCCAAATACAGCAGGTGTAGAGAGTCTATTGTTGACAGGTATGGGGTTGATGACACTTGGAGCAGCAGTAGCCCTTCGACATCGGAAAGAAGAATAATACAAAATAAAAGAAGAATCAACTTGATTCTTCTTTTATTTTTTGAAAATAGAAGCCAGTTTTTGTCTGATGAGCTGGACTAGGGTTGGTAGTTTGATCACACGGTCATTACCAATGTGCTGACGGGCAGCTTTTAAAATTTTTCCTGAGTCAGATGAAGCAAACAAGAATCGACTTTTTTCGGTATAAATTTCAAAGTGTCGACTGATTTTATTGTGGTGTACATTGGCTCCGATGGATTGAATCGAATCCCAGGGAATTTGAATGTAACGCTCGACATTGCTATCGGGATAAAATTCGATTGCCTTGTCTCCGACTAAGAATTTTCCAACCTTACCACCGAATCCCATATAGGAAACACCGGTTGCTTGAACTTCTACTTGTGAATTTAAGGATTGTGCCATAGTGTTTTCTCTCTTTTCTAGGCTTTATTATACCATAAAACCCCGCAAGTGCGGGGCAATAGATTACATAATTCCGAAGAAACGAGCGAGAATACCTACGATGAAGAGACCAATAATCATAGTGATTGGCGTTACTTTCTTCTTAAGCAAGTGCATGCAGAGGAAAGTAAGGAGAAGTCCCATCAAACCAGGAATCAAGCTGTTCAACTGGCCTTGCAATGTTTGTGCTTGAGTTGGGTAGAGGCTAAGTCCGCTGAGGGCGTCACCCAAGATACCTTGAAGTTCAGTACCTGTTACAGTGCCTTCTGGGAAGACGATGTAAGCACCTTCTGATAACTGTTTTGCAGGAAGGTCAACGGTGAAGTTGATAGATACCCAACGTTGAACAAGAACGGCAAGGATGAACATACCAAGGATTGAAGCGCCTTTTGTGATGTCTTGAAGGATACCACCTGACATATCTTTGGTAATCTCACTACCAGCTTTGTAACCAAATTCTTGAGTGTACCATAGGAAGGCCATACGGATTGCGTTCCAACCAAAGAAGAAGATGATTGGTCCCATGATATTGCCACTCATAGCAAGTGAAGCACCAAGAGCGCCAAGAATTGGACGAACAGTAAACCAGAAAACTGGATCACCGATACCAGCAAGAGGTCCCATCATACCGATTTTCACACCTTGGATAGCTGTGTCATCGATGGCAGCACCGTTTGCGCGTTCTTCTTCAAGGGCAAGCGTTACACCAAGGATTGGTGAAGCAACGTATGGGTGAGTGTTGAAGAATTCCAAGTGACGCTCAAGAGCAGCTGCTTGGTCTTCTTTTTTCGTGTAGAGTTTTTTGATAGCAGGGATCACTGCATATGCCCAACCTAAGTTTTGCATACGTTCGTAGTTCCATGAACCTTGAAGGAAGGTTGAACGCCACCAAACTTTTTTACGATCGCTTACGGAAAGTTGAATTTTTTCTGACATGGTTAAATCTCCCTTCTCTTAGTAGTCTTCAAGGATGTCGCCGATTGGGTCGTTTGATGAAGCACCACCGTTACCTGAACCACCTTGTTTAGACAAGTTGAGGTAGATAAGAGCAATTGCAACACCGATAACACCAAGAGCGATAAGTGTCAATTCGCTAAGGGCAGCAAATGCAAAACCAAGAGCGAAGAATGGCCATACTTCACGTGTTGCCATCATGTTGATAACCATAGCGTAACCTACGGCAACAACCATACCACCACCAACGGCCATACCACCTGACAACCAAGCTGGCATAGATTCAAGAACTGATTGAACTGCTTCAGCAGGAATTGCTAGAAGAAGTGCAGCAGGAACTGCAATACGCAAGCCTTGAAGGAGAAGAGCAAATAAGTGATAACGTTCTACTGCAGCAAAATTAGCATCTTTAGCAGCATTATCAGCACCGTGTACAAGACCGACTGAGATTGTACGAACGATCATTGTAAGGAAGAGACCGGCAATGGCAAGAGGAATAGCAGTTGTAGTAGCAACGGCAATACCTTCTGTTGAGAAGTCGCCACCTTTAATCATGATGATTGCAGCAGCAACAGAGGCAAGAGCAGCGTCTGGTGCAACAGCCGCACCGATGTTTGCCCATCCAAGAGCAATCATTTGTAGTGAACCACCAAGCATAATGCCTGCAGCCAAGTTACCAGTCACAAGACCGATAAGGGTACAAGCTACCAATGGTTGATGGAATTGAAATTCGTCAAGGATACCTTCAAGACCAGCAAAGAAGGCAACGATGACAACGAGAATTGCAGAAATAAGTGTAATATCTGACATGTTGTAATCCTTTCTATACTAACAAATCGCTTTATTGAACGTTTGCCTTGTTGATTAATTCAAACAAGTCTTTCTTAGAATCGTTTGGTACTTTACGTACATCAAATTCAACGCCAAGGTCACGCAATTTTTCAAAGGTTGCAACGTCATCTTTGTCCATTGACAATACGTTGTTGACCATTGTTTTACCAGTTGAGTGAGCCATTGAACCAACGTTCAATTCTTTGATTTCAACGCCACCTTCGATTGCTTCAAGTGCTTCTTGAGGTGTTTCGAAGAGAATCAAAGCGTGTGTGTTACCAAAACGAGGGTCTTTAGAAACCTCAATCAATTTCTTGATTGGGACAACGTTTGCTTTCACGTTACCAGGTGCAGCTTGTTTGATGAGTTGTTTACGCAATTCATCTTTCGCAACTGTGTCCGAAGCAACGATGATACGATCTGCCTTAGAAGCAGGAGTCCAACCAGTCGCAACTTGTCCATGCAAGAGGCGAGTGTCAATACGAGCCAAGTTGATTTTCAACTTACCATCTCCGATAACAGTCCCTGGAGGGATTGCGCCTTGTGGAGCAACTGGTGCTACGTCAGCTACTGGAGCAGCTTCTGCGGGTTGAAGTTCTTCTGGAAGAACCTTCACACCATCCTTGGCTTCTTTAATAATGTTTGCCGCAACTTCTTCCACGCCAGCTTCAGCGTTAATCATACGCTCTGTGTAGGCTTGGATTAGCATTGGCAAGTTGAGACCAGTGATGATGGCAAATTTACGGTCTGGGTTTTCACCAGCTACGCGGCTTGCTTGGTTAAATGGTGACCCACTCCAAAGGTCAGCTAACACCAAAACTTCATCATCGGCATCGAATGCGTCAACAGCAGCATTGAGCTTAGCGTATAAATCATCTGGTCCTTCGCTTGGCATGAAAGTAACAACCTGTACTTTATCTTGTTCGCCAAAGATCATTGAACCTGACTGATGGATACCAGCAGCAAATTCGCCATGACTTGCAATAATGATTCCAATACTCATTATTGTTCCTCCTAAATTTTTCTTGTTCATGTAAAAAGCCTTGAAGGGGCTTTCATGTTCGAACTGTAACATTATAAAACGTTTTCAATGAATTTGTCAAGCAATTTTGTGACATCCGAGGGAAAATTTTCTGAAATGTTGCGCTAGAAATGTGCAATTTTATCTTGTTTTAAGCTGAAAATAGTAGTATTTGAGGGAATTTTTTTGGATGTTGAGGAAAGAGAATGAAAATGAAAAAAATGCATGGTTTGATCAGTTTGATAGTTTCAGGTTTTTTACTAACTGCCTGTCAAGAGTCATCAAGCGGAAGCGATTCAATAGCTTCATCGACGACCAATCTTAGCCAGTATTTTTCAGGTAGGGATCTTGATGTCAGTTACGATAGTGATCAGGCAACTAAGATTGACTTGGCAGGGGAAACAGCGACGATTTCGGGGACAGGGGCTAGTTTGAACGGACAAGAACTGACCATTTCGGCAGCAGGTACCTATTTGATTTCAGGGAGTTCGGATTCTATTAGGATCAGTGTTAAAGCAGCCGATGCGGCCCAAGTACAGCTTGTCTTAAATGGTGTCGAGATGAGTGCTGAAACAGCTCCGATCTATGTTGAAGAAGCGGATAAGGTGCTTCTCACCTTAGCAGATGGAACGACCAACACAATTTTGGATGCTGCGACAAACAGCAATACGGAATTGGATGCGGCTATTTTTTCTAAAAGTGATTTGACCATCAATGGTAGCGGCAGTTTGATTGTCAATGGTCGTTATAATAATGCTATCGAGGGCAATGATGATGTCCGTATCTATGGAAGTCATCTGGAGTTAGAGGCGGTTGGCGATGGAATCAATGCAAATGATGCACTAAACATCAAAGATGCAACCGTAACGATTGCAGCAGGTCATGATGGTTTGCATTCGGATAATGCAGAGGATGTTAACTTGGGTAATCTCTATGTGGACCAGTCTCAGTTGACCGCACAAGTAGGAGATGATGGAATTCATGCTTCCAATGCCCTGATTGTGAACGGCGGAGAAATTACGATTACCCAATCAACCGAAGCTATGGAAGGAAAAACTATTCATATCATGGAAGGTAGCTTGAATCTTGTAGCCAGTGATGATGCCATCAACGCAGCCAACGCCTCAGCCTAAGCAGGAATTTCCTTGACCATAGATGGAGGGGAGTTGAACGTACAAGCAGTAGGAGATGGCTTAGATTCAAATGGTAATCTTCTTATAAATGGCGGGCAGATTTTCGTAAGTGGAGCACCGAATCCTGGTGATGGTGCCTTGGACTATGAAGGCCATGCGGCTATTACAGGGGGAGATGCGATCATCGTCGGCTGGTCCGGTATGGCACAAGGGTTTGGCAGTGATTCTAGTCAGGCATCACTTTTGGTGAAAGAGCTGAGCGGTACTGCAGGTTCAAACATTCGTGTTCTAGATAGTGAAGGCAATCAGTTGGCGGCTTATACAGCCAGCCAAGCCTTCGATAGTATCTTAGTTAGCTTGGCAGATATGGAAGAGGGGCAAACTTATACCGTTTTTGTTGATGATCAATCCCTTACAGCGACTGCAGGTTTGACAACTGAATAATAAAAAAAGCAGCTATCAGCCTATTCTTGAAAGAATCAAGAGTGTGACTGAGCTGCTTTTTCTATATTATAGGAATAGAGCTTCCAATTCTCTTGCGACACCGTCTTGGTCGTTGGTGAAGCTGGTTTGATAATCTGCATGAGGAAGTAAGGTCTGACTACAATTTTTCATGGCATAGCCCCTACCAGCTAGCTGGAGCATTTGAACATCATTGTGTTCGTCTCCGAATGCAACTAGATCCTTGGGATCCATTTGATAGAGGTCGAGCAGGTAGGACAAAGCAGTTGCCTTACTGACGCCCTTGGCGCAGGTTTCAAGGATATTGAGCGGACCGCCCCAGGTATTGATTTCTAGTTCGTTGTTGAAGAAGGCCTTCATCTCTTCAGCTAGGGCAAATTTATCCTCGGCATGGGTCTGCATCAGGATAGAATGAGGGTCTTCTGTGACGAGTTCAGGTTTGATAAGGGTCTCAGGTGTGATTTGGTCCACACCCAGAAGTCCTGGATCAATCTTGTCCAAGTGGCTTTGAGTGATAAAAAATTTATTCTTGTATTCACCAGCGATGAAATCTGCTTGGAACCGTTCCTCTTCTTTCAGAAAGGTTAAGAGGTAGGACTTGTCGATGAGGATATTTTTTTCCCACTGCCATTTTTGCTGAGGAAGATGGGTCAGGGAACCATTGAAATTAATCATGGGTGTGTCCAATTCCAATTGCTGGTAGTAGTGAACTGCCATGCGGTAGGGACGACCTGTGGCGATGAGGACTTTATGTCCTGCTTTTTTTACCTTTTTAATAGTAGAAATGGTGTAATCGGATAACTGGCTGTCTTTGTTAAGAAGGGTACCGTCTAAATCGAGGGCAATTAGTTTCTGTTTCATATGGCTTGCCTTTCTAAATCATTCCTAACAGTATATCAAAATTTAAGATTAGGGGCAAAAGTTGGCAGTTTAATCTCAGTTTTGTTGAACAACGTTCGGTTTTTGCTAATCAAAAAACGTTTTTTTCTTATTTTTTATAAAAATCAAACGTTTTCATGAACAAACCGCTTGAAAGGCTATCGTTTTTTGTTTATAATACAAGTATCGTTCGTAAATTAAAGGAGAAAATTGAAAAATGGATTCATTTTTTAAGTTAAAAGAACACGGTACGACCGTTTCGACTGAAATCATGGCGGGTCTTACGACTTTCTTCGCTATGTCATATATCTTGTTTGTCAACCCAAGCATCTTAAGTGTTGCAGGGATGCCATCTCAAGCTGTTTTCTTGGCAACAATTATTGCCAGTGCGGTTTCTACACTAGTTATGGGGCTATTCGCTAATGTTCCTTATGCATTGGCACCAGGGATGGGGCTAAACGCCTTCTTTACCTATACAGTGGTTATTGGTCTTGGTTTTACTTGGCAAGAAGCTTTAGCAATGGTTTTCCTTTGCGGTCTGTTTAATGTTTTTATTACTGTTACAAAGGTTCGTAAGAGCATTATCAAGGCGATTCCAGTTAGTTTGCAACATGCAATTGGTGGTGGTATCGGGGTATTTGTTGCCTATCTTGGTTTTAAAAATTCAAACTTGATTACCTTCTTGACATCTGGTTCTGACATTATTACAGTTAACGGAGTTGCTCCTGCGGATGCAACTGCTGAAACCTTCTCAAACGGGGTCTTTTCAGTATTTGCAGGCGGTGGTGTTGTACCAGGGATTTCGACCTTTACAGATCCAAGTGTTCTCTTGACAGTGTTCGGTCTCCTCTTGACAGCTGTTTTGGTTATTAAGAACGTACGTGGTGCAATTTTGATTGGAATCGTCGCAACAACTTTGGCTGGTATTCCAGCGGGTGTTGTAGACCTTTCTACCATTGATTTTGCAAATAACAATATCGGTACAGCCTTTGCGGAGCTTGGTACGACTTTCTTAGCAGCTTTTGGTGGTCTATCTTCGCTCTTTGCTGATTCAAGTCGTCTACCACTTGTTTTGATGACTATCTTTGCATTCAGCTTGTCAGATACCTTTGATACGCTTGGTACCTTTATCGGCACAGGTCGTAAGACTGGTATTTTCTCAGAAGAAGATGAGAAAGCCCTTGAAAATGGTACAGGCTTTAACTCTAAAATGGACAAGGCGCTCTTTGCAGATGCGATTGGTACTTCAATCGGTGCCCTCTTCGGTACATCAAATACAACAACCTATGTGGAGTCAGCTGCAGGTATCTCTGCGGGAGGTCGTACTGGTTTGACAGCTGTTACGACAGCGGTGCTCTTCTTGCTTTCTATCCTCATCTTGCCATTTATCGGTATTGTGCCAGCTGCGGCAACCTCTCCTGCCTTGATTATCGTTGGTGTGATGATGGTTTCATCCTTCTTGGATGTTGACTGGAGCCACTTTGAAGATGCCCTTCCAGCCTTCTTCGCAGCCTTCTTCATGGCACTTTGCTTCTCTATCTCATACGGTATTGCAGCAGCCTTTATCTTCTATTGCTTGGTGAAAGTATCAACAGGTAAAGCTAAAGAAATTCACCCAATCCTTTGGGGAGCAACTGGTCTCTTTATCCTCAACTTTATCATCCTTGCAATTTTGTAAGCAATATTCTTGACAAACTGGGCTTGTCCCAGTTTTTCTTTTGGGAAGAAAATGACAAAAAGGTCCTCTTATGATATAATGATGGGTATGTATAGTCAAAATGAAGCGACATTAGTGGCAATTGGAGAGAAGCTCGGTAGAGTCCTTCAGCCTAATCAGGTTTTGGTTTTATCTGGTGAATTGGGGGCTGGAAAAACAACCTTTACCAAGGGGTTAGCCCTAGGGCTTGATATCAAACAGATGATTAAAAGTCCAACCTATACCATCGTGAGGGAGTACGAGGGGCGCCTACCTCTCTATCACCTAGATGTTTACCGCATTGGTGATGATCCTGATTCAATCGATTTGGATGACTTTCTCTATGGAAATGGCGTGACGGTCATTGAGTGGGGGGATTTGCTTGATTCTAGCTTATTGGATGACTACCTCTTCATTCGAATCGAGAAAGAAGGGAACGGTCGTCGTTTAACCTTCCAACCACATGGTCCAAAGAGTGAGCGTCTAGCAGAGGCGGTTCAGTATGATTAAGAAAGAAATCTATTTTAGCGAGGCGGAACCGTCAGATGCAGCAGCCTTTATTGACTTTATGAATCAGGTGGCTCTTGAAACAGATTTCTTGGTGATGGATGAGACGGGCTTTGGCTTTAGTCAAGAGCAGATGGAGACTATTTTTGAGGCTGGGATTGAAAATCCTCGAGAGCTATGTCTCTTGGCAAAGGTTGGCTCAGAAGTGATTGGGGCCATTTCTGTCAAATCCTTTCGTCAGTTTCGGATCAGCCATATCGGGACGATTTTTATTGCGATAAAAAAAGAGTATTGGGGTCATGGCATTGGTTCCATACTCCTAGAAGAAGTTAGTCACTGGGCCAAAGAAGTGGGCTTGTTGAGTCGGTTGGAGTTGACCGTTCAGGTCAGAAACCAGGCAGCTGTCCATTTGTATCAAAAATTTGGCTTTGAAATTGAAGGCACTCAAAAACGGGGTGCCAGAACTGATGAAGGAGAATGGCTTGACCTCTATTACATGGGCAAGCTCATATAAATCTTTATGAAGAAAATTGGATTCAAAATTGCTGGAATGTTGGGCTTGATCATTGCCCTGACAGTTGGAGCAGGTGCCCTTTATGGGACCACCTTGTTAAATTACTCTACGGATGCCATTTCAAAAACATTTAAAACCCTCAATAACTCAGATGAAGAGTATGATGTGATTGAAGCGACTGAACCATTGACCATTCTCTTGATGGGGGTCGACATGGACCAGGCCACTCGAGGAGGCAACTGGGAAGAGGGGCGTAGTGATTCCATGATTCTCTTGACAGTTAATCCCCAGACCAAAACAACGACTATGATGAGTTTGACACGCGATATCATGGTTGAAATTGCAAATGGTGATGGAACATCAAGCGGAGCGATTGAAAAACTCAACCATTCGTATAGCTATGGTCAGGCAGAGATGGCTGTGGCGACCATCGAAAAAATGATGGACATCAACATCAATCGCTACGTGGAAATCAATATGGACGGCTTGGTGGAGTTAGTCGATGCAGTTGGTGGTATCACAGTTAACAATACCCTGGGTTTTACCATCTCAATTGATGAGTATGAGCCTGCTTATACTGCGACAGTTGCACCTGGTGTTCAGTTAGTAAATGGTGACCAGGCCTTAGTCTATGCTCGAATGCGTTATGATGATCCAGAGGGCGATTATGGTCGGCAGAAACGCCAGCGGGAAGTTATCATGGCAATCGTAAAAAAATTACTTAAGCTGGAAGGTTTTACCCAGTATAAGAAGATTTTGGATGCGATTTCCAACAACATGCGGACGGATATTGAAATCTCCACTGCGACCATCCCAAGTCTCTTAGGTTACCGGGATTCGCTGACAACCATTGAGTCCTACCAGTTGACGGGGCAAGATGCGATGATCGATGGTGTTTCTTACCAAATCCCAACCAGTGAGCATGTCTATGAAATGCAAAATATCCTGAAAAAATCACTGGGGCTTGCAACGGTGACAGAAGTTGTGACCAATATTCAGGTCTATGAAGAGATGAATTGGTTGCCAAGTCCAGTAACTGTACTGGATGCCTATACCAATGAAATCGTCTTGGAGGGCTACGGACTTCCTGCTGAGACGGAAGCTAGCTCGACAAGTGGTTCAGAAACCAGCAGTAGCGAAGAGACGACAGAATCAAGTTCAGAATAAGAAAAACCTTGTCATTGGACAAGGTTTTCTTGGTTTTCGCTTGTTGCGGGGAGATGTTTTTTGATTTCTTCCAGGTTTCCGGCAATGCTTTGCTGATAGGTCCGTAACTTGTAGGTTAAGTCCTGGGACATGTCTTGCAAGGGTTGGCGGTAGGATAAAATGGTGTTTAGGTGCTGCTGGATGGCTTCTTTTTCTTGTGTCAACTCGGTAACCAAATCCAAGGTTTCTTTTGCTTCAGCCTGGATTTTTTTGCGGTTGGACACAACTTGGAAGGCGATGCTTGCAGCGCCGATTCCTGCGATAAGGTGAGATAGTTTCATATTACTCTCCAATCTGTAAGAGTTGGGACAAGCGACCTAGTTCATCGAAATCAGGTTGATTGGTTGCAAATGTGATTGCCAGGCCATCTTGGTCATCAAACCGTGGCAGAAGATGGAAATGGGTGTGGAAGACGGTTTGTCCCGCAGCTTCTTCGCTATTATTGAGGAGGTTGATGCCATTGGCGCCAAGTTTGTCCTTCAATTGATTGGCGATGAGAGGTATTTTGCTGAAAATGGCTGTGCTGGTTTGGCCATCCAGGTCCAAGAGATTGCGGAAATGTTTTTTAGGAATAACCAGGGTATGGCCAGGAGTGACTTGGGTGATGTCCAAGAAAGCAAGTACCTCTTGGTCTTCGTAGACTTTGGCAGCTGGAATCTCTCCAGCAACAATCTTACAAAAAATACAATCTGACATAAACAAACCTCTTTCAGGAATTTTTGGTATAATAATTATATCAAATTACGGGAAGAAATGTATGTTAGAAGTAAAAAATCTCACGGGCGGTTACGCCAATATTCCAGTCTTAAAAGATGTTAGTTTTCAGGTAGGGGACGGTGAATTGGTTGGCTTGATTGGCTTAAATGGTGCGGGGAAATCAACGACGATCAAGGAAATTATAGGCCTCTTGCAACCCTATGGTGGCACCATCAAGGTCAATGACTTGGAATTGTCATCAGATTTAAAAGCCTATCGCAAGCAAATTGCCTATATACCAGAGAGTCCGATTTTGTATGAGGAGTTGACCTTGCGGGAGCATATTGAACTGCTGGCTTTGGCTTACGAATTAGATAAAGAAGCTATGTGGCAAAAAGCGGATGGTTTGTTGCAACTCTTTCGATTGCAGGATAAGTTGGACTGGTTCCCATCTACCTTTTCAAAAGGGATGATGCAGAAGGTGATGATTATCTGTGCGCTCTTGCTAGAAGCTTCTCTCCTAATTGTGGATGAGCCGTTTTTAGGTTTGGATCCGTTGGCGATTTCGGACTTGGTCAGCTTGTTGGAAAAAGAGAAGGCGCTAGGGCGGTCGATTTTAATGTCAACCCACGTCCTTGACTCTGCTGAGAGATTGTGTGATCGATTTGTTGTGCTCCATAGTGGGCAAGTAATTGCAGATGGGGATTTGGGTAGCCTGCGGCAGCAATTTGACATGCCAGACGCTAGCTTGAATGACATTTATTTGACCATTACAGCGAGTGGGGTGACAGGATGAAGCAAGTCTTTGCTGGGAGACGGAGGAAATTTTGGAAGCAAATTTCTTCTTACATCCCTTATGTGCTCAATGATCACTTTGTATTAGCTCTACTGTTTTTACTCGGTTTTGCCTCTCTTCAGTATCGTAGCCTGATGCTGTCTGAAGCTGTTCCAGCTTTGTGGATTTTTTTAGGGATTTTGGGAATCAGTCTCTTGTTGCTCTTTTCAGGTAGAATCGCAAGCTACATTGAAGCGGCAGACCGACACTATCTCTTGGTTGAAGAGGAGACCTTGGTTCAAGAAGTCAGAGAAGCAAGTCGGCGAGCGAGTTTGGTTTGGGGAAGTGTATTTGTCCTGGGTCAGTTGTTGCTTGTTCCCTTGTTATTGAAAATTTCTTGGCCAATCTGGGCTGTAGTGCTTTGGATTCTTTTCTTTTTAGGGGCAAAGGTTGGCTATCACAATTGGCAAGCTAGTCGGTTGCTGCAAGGTCAGGGCTTGGATTGGACAGCGACGATCTCCAGTGAAAGAGGGAGAAAACAAGCAGTTCTAGCATTTTTCTCAAACTTTACCCATGTAAAAGGCCTGATATCTTCTGTAAAACCGCGGAAAATACTGGTGACTTGGCTCAAAAAATGGACGGGTCTAGATCAGTCAGGTTGGGGCTTTCTCTTTTTGAGAGCTTTTGTTCGCCAGGGTGATTTTCTGGTGATTAGCTTGCGCTTAGTCTTGCTAGGGGTATTGGCTTTGGTCTTTGTCAGTCCTTCTTGGTTGGCGGTTGGACTAGCCTTGCTCTTTCACTATCTCCTTTTGTTCCAACTGCTAGCCCTTTATCACAGTTACGATTACCACCCCTTAACCAGTCTTTTTCCCTTGGACCATAGCCAAAAAGCTGGTGCTTTTCGACAATTAGTGAGTTTGGTTTTGAATGTCTTGCTGGGGATCAATTGTTTGGTCTTTCTGCTTGTACAAAGAGATTGGACCATGTTTGCTGTCTTACTCTTGGGGGGATTGTTCCTAAACTATTTCTATCTGACGATAAAAACGAAGAAATTGATTGACTAACAGCATGAAAACTAGTAAAATAGTAAAGAATTTTTGAAGGAGGAATGGCATGCAGTTTGATACGAGTGGTCTTCAACTACAATCTATTGCAGGCAATAGTGGTAAAGCATTTAAGGGCCTTCGGTCAGACGGAACGCCTGTATTTGTAAAATACGAAATGCCTCCCATTGTGACTGCCTTAGCGAGAGAGCAGATTACTCCGCCCGTTATTTCGACCAATCGGGAGGTTGGATTTGGGAATCGAGTGGAGCAAGAATGGTTGACAGGCCGCACCCTTGAAAGACAGGATATGTCTAGCAAGCAGGTTCGGCAGATTTTGGTGCGCTTGCATTATTCACGCATTTTGCTCAACCAAGCCTTGCAGCTCAATTACAGCTACCAAAGTCCGAGAGATTTGGTGGAAAAATGGCAGAAGGAGGCGCCAGCCCGTCTGTCTAAGAACACCTACTTGCAGTCTATCTGCCG is a genomic window of Streptococcus sp. 29896 containing:
- a CDS encoding DUF956 family protein, with the translated sequence MAQSLNSQVEVQATGVSYMGFGGKVGKFLVGDKAIEFYPDSNVERYIQIPWDSIQSIGANVHHNKISRHFEIYTEKSRFLFASSDSGKILKAARQHIGNDRVIKLPTLVQLIRQKLASIFKK
- a CDS encoding PTS system mannose/fructose/sorbose family transporter subunit IID yields the protein MSEKIQLSVSDRKKVWWRSTFLQGSWNYERMQNLGWAYAVIPAIKKLYTKKEDQAAALERHLEFFNTHPYVASPILGVTLALEEERANGAAIDDTAIQGVKIGMMGPLAGIGDPVFWFTVRPILGALGASLAMSGNIMGPIIFFFGWNAIRMAFLWYTQEFGYKAGSEITKDMSGGILQDITKGASILGMFILAVLVQRWVSINFTVDLPAKQLSEGAYIVFPEGTVTGTELQGILGDALSGLSLYPTQAQTLQGQLNSLIPGLMGLLLTFLCMHLLKKKVTPITMIIGLFIVGILARFFGIM
- a CDS encoding PTS mannose/fructose/sorbose transporter subunit IIC, which codes for MSDITLISAILVVIVAFFAGLEGILDEFQFHQPLVACTLIGLVTGNLAAGIMLGGSLQMIALGWANIGAAVAPDAALASVAAAIIMIKGGDFSTEGIAVATTTAIPLAIAGLFLTMIVRTISVGLVHGADNAAKDANFAAVERYHLFALLLQGLRIAVPAALLLAIPAEAVQSVLESMPAWLSGGMAVGGGMVVAVGYAMVINMMATREVWPFFALGFAFAALSELTLIALGVIGVAIALIYLNLSKQGGSGNGGASSNDPIGDILEDY
- a CDS encoding PTS sugar transporter subunit IIB, with the protein product MSIGIIIASHGEFAAGIHQSGSMIFGEQDKVQVVTFMPSEGPDDLYAKLNAAVDAFDADDEVLVLADLWSGSPFNQASRVAGENPDRKFAIITGLNLPMLIQAYTERMINAEAGVEEVAANIIKEAKDGVKVLPEELQPAEAAPVADVAPVAPQGAIPPGTVIGDGKLKINLARIDTRLLHGQVATGWTPASKADRIIVASDTVAKDELRKQLIKQAAPGNVKANVVPIKKLIEVSKDPRFGNTHALILFETPQEALEAIEGGVEIKELNVGSMAHSTGKTMVNNVLSMDKDDVATFEKLRDLGVEFDVRKVPNDSKKDLFELINKANVQ
- a CDS encoding carbohydrate-binding domain-containing protein; its protein translation is MKMKKMHGLISLIVSGFLLTACQESSSGSDSIASSTTNLSQYFSGRDLDVSYDSDQATKIDLAGETATISGTGASLNGQELTISAAGTYLISGSSDSIRISVKAADAAQVQLVLNGVEMSAETAPIYVEEADKVLLTLADGTTNTILDAATNSNTELDAAIFSKSDLTINGSGSLIVNGRYNNAIEGNDDVRIYGSHLELEAVGDGINANDALNIKDATVTIAAGHDGLHSDNAEDVNLGNLYVDQSQLTAQVGDDGIHASNALIVNGGEITITQSTEAMEGKTIHIMEGSLNLVASDDAINAANASA
- a CDS encoding Cof-type HAD-IIB family hydrolase, with the protein product MKQKLIALDLDGTLLNKDSQLSDYTISTIKKVKKAGHKVLIATGRPYRMAVHYYQQLELDTPMINFNGSLTHLPQQKWQWEKNILIDKSYLLTFLKEEERFQADFIAGEYKNKFFITQSHLDKIDPGLLGVDQITPETLIKPELVTEDPHSILMQTHAEDKFALAEEMKAFFNNELEINTWGGPLNILETCAKGVSKATALSYLLDLYQMDPKDLVAFGDEHNDVQMLQLAGRGYAMKNCSQTLLPHADYQTSFTNDQDGVARELEALFL
- a CDS encoding NCS2 family permease; translated protein: MDSFFKLKEHGTTVSTEIMAGLTTFFAMSYILFVNPSILSVAGMPSQAVFLATIIASAVSTLVMGLFANVPYALAPGMGLNAFFTYTVVIGLGFTWQEALAMVFLCGLFNVFITVTKVRKSIIKAIPVSLQHAIGGGIGVFVAYLGFKNSNLITFLTSGSDIITVNGVAPADATAETFSNGVFSVFAGGGVVPGISTFTDPSVLLTVFGLLLTAVLVIKNVRGAILIGIVATTLAGIPAGVVDLSTIDFANNNIGTAFAELGTTFLAAFGGLSSLFADSSRLPLVLMTIFAFSLSDTFDTLGTFIGTGRKTGIFSEEDEKALENGTGFNSKMDKALFADAIGTSIGALFGTSNTTTYVESAAGISAGGRTGLTAVTTAVLFLLSILILPFIGIVPAAATSPALIIVGVMMVSSFLDVDWSHFEDALPAFFAAFFMALCFSISYGIAAAFIFYCLVKVSTGKAKEIHPILWGATGLFILNFIILAIL
- the tsaE gene encoding tRNA (adenosine(37)-N6)-threonylcarbamoyltransferase complex ATPase subunit type 1 TsaE, producing MYSQNEATLVAIGEKLGRVLQPNQVLVLSGELGAGKTTFTKGLALGLDIKQMIKSPTYTIVREYEGRLPLYHLDVYRIGDDPDSIDLDDFLYGNGVTVIEWGDLLDSSLLDDYLFIRIEKEGNGRRLTFQPHGPKSERLAEAVQYD
- a CDS encoding GNAT family N-acetyltransferase, giving the protein MIKKEIYFSEAEPSDAAAFIDFMNQVALETDFLVMDETGFGFSQEQMETIFEAGIENPRELCLLAKVGSEVIGAISVKSFRQFRISHIGTIFIAIKKEYWGHGIGSILLEEVSHWAKEVGLLSRLELTVQVRNQAAVHLYQKFGFEIEGTQKRGARTDEGEWLDLYYMGKLI